The following nucleotide sequence is from Thermodesulfobacteriota bacterium.
TGGACGAACTTGCGCGGTACCCCCGAGAGCACGCCCACGAGGTTGCGCATCGGCCCGACCATGACGCTCAGGAGCTGCCCGAGGAGCACCTCGCGGCTCGGCAGCTTGGAGAGCGCCTCCACGCCGGACGCGGCCAGGTGCTTTCCGCCCAGGGCCCCCGCCTTCACGGTGAGGACGGGCGAGTCCTTGGCGAACTGGGTCAGCACCTTGGCGACGGCCACCGGATCTCGGTACGCCCAGGTGACGGCCACCGGACCGGTGAACTCGTCCTGGAGGACCGCGAACTCCGTGCCCTCCACGGCGCGCCGCACCAGGGTGTTCTTCACCACCCGGTAGACGGCGCCCTCCTTCTCCAGTGCTCGGCGCAGCTCGTTGACCTTGGCGACCGTCAGCCCCCGGTACTCGGTGACGATGGCCGCCTGGGCCCCTTGGAACCTCTCGCGAAGCTCCG
It contains:
- the rplJ gene encoding 50S ribosomal protein L10; this encodes MNKTEKQATVAELRERFQGAQAAIVTEYRGLTVAKVNELRRALEKEGAVYRVVKNTLVRRAVEGTEFAVLQDEFTGPVAVTWAYRDPVAVAKVLTQFAKDSPVLTVKAGALGGKHLAASGVEALSKLPSREVLLGQLLSVMVGPMRNLVGVLSGVPRKFVQVLHAIEEKKAA